From one Phocaeicola salanitronis DSM 18170 genomic stretch:
- the amrS gene encoding AmmeMemoRadiSam system radical SAM enzyme — protein MKEAAYYISNPDGTVVCVLCPHRCKIDEAKCGRCRSRMNRGGHLYSLAYARICAMHADPMEKKPLFHFLPGATCFSIASAGCNLSCLNCQNWSVSQVSPMEIPSQTLLPEDCVRLAKKYGCSAVAYTYTEPLTYLEYVRDCASACQEAGLKNVLVTAGYVNEAPLRDLLPFIDAVNIDLKSFSDEVYRKVSRVRLQPILDTLLAMRDAGVWIEITRLLIPGISDGEEDIRAMCHWLMEHGFADNPLHISRFFPRYKLQNIDATPLSALLSAWRMAQEEGMRFVYIGNTSLADAENTYCPKCGSLLVKREGYAVSSGSFSGICPACGADIAGVWTF, from the coding sequence ATGAAAGAAGCGGCTTATTATATTTCGAATCCCGACGGGACGGTGGTATGTGTGCTCTGCCCGCACCGGTGCAAGATAGATGAAGCTAAGTGCGGGAGGTGCCGGAGCCGTATGAATCGGGGAGGGCACCTATATTCGTTGGCATACGCACGTATATGCGCTATGCACGCCGACCCGATGGAAAAGAAACCCTTGTTTCATTTCTTGCCGGGAGCGACTTGTTTCTCTATCGCTTCGGCGGGGTGTAACCTTTCGTGCCTGAATTGCCAGAACTGGTCTGTATCGCAGGTTTCTCCGATGGAAATCCCTTCTCAGACCTTGCTTCCCGAAGATTGTGTACGCCTGGCTAAGAAGTACGGATGCAGTGCGGTGGCATATACCTATACCGAGCCGCTTACGTATCTGGAATATGTGCGCGATTGTGCTTCGGCTTGCCAAGAGGCCGGACTGAAGAACGTGCTGGTAACGGCTGGCTATGTGAATGAAGCGCCTTTACGCGACCTTCTGCCTTTTATCGATGCCGTAAACATCGATTTGAAATCATTTTCAGACGAGGTTTACCGGAAGGTAAGCCGTGTCCGGCTCCAGCCGATATTGGACACCTTATTGGCAATGCGTGATGCCGGCGTGTGGATAGAGATTACCCGTCTTCTGATTCCCGGTATCAGTGACGGAGAAGAAGACATTCGTGCAATGTGTCATTGGTTAATGGAACACGGATTTGCGGACAATCCCTTGCATATCAGCCGCTTCTTTCCCCGCTATAAATTGCAGAACATCGATGCCACTCCCTTATCGGCTTTGCTCTCTGCCTGGCGGATGGCGCAAGAAGAAGGCATGCGCTTTGTGTATATAGGCAATACTTCGTTGGCGGATGCCGAAAACACTTATTGCCCGAAGTGCGGAAGTTTGCTGGTCAAGCGCGAAGGGTATGCCGTCTCTTCCGGAAGCTTTTCGGGTATATGTCCGGCATGTGGGGCGGATATTGCAGGTGTATGGACGTTTTGA
- the amrB gene encoding AmmeMemoRadiSam system protein B, producing the protein MIHSIGNACTSGEKRVRMPAVAGAFYPAKADTLRKMIVSFMSDASSVEPDKEMQAVIVPHAGYVYSGAIASKAIKAIPADAAYKRIFLLGPSHRAAFDGASVNGAFGSYATPLGEVQVDKEACDALLRADTVFTYVPEAHVREHCLEVQLPLLQVHLRDVPSIVPIIIGTQDLAKLRRIAQALQPYFTSDNLFVISSDFSHYPSYEDANRVDKATGEAIESGSLRKFLDALEMNAREGVPQLLTSACGQSPIAVLLSLMEGRKDLQVRHLAYCNSGDAVYGDKDRVVGYHAFSIVKKEETGAFVLAEDEKAQLLQIARRSIDYALARRTDLPYDSTKMSPALQQHCGAFVTLHKGGKLRGCIGNLIGFLPLHRLVANMAKLAAFEDPRFYPVEESEMKDIDIEISVLSPLRKIQSIDEFQLGRHGIYIIKGEHRGTFLPQVAGETGWTKEEFLGHCARDKAGLAWNGWKDAELYVYEAIVFGE; encoded by the coding sequence ATGATACACAGTATTGGAAACGCCTGTACTTCGGGTGAAAAGCGTGTCCGTATGCCGGCGGTTGCCGGTGCTTTTTATCCGGCAAAGGCGGATACGTTGAGAAAGATGATAGTATCGTTCATGTCCGATGCTTCTTCGGTAGAACCGGATAAGGAAATGCAAGCGGTGATTGTTCCGCATGCCGGTTATGTTTATTCGGGTGCGATTGCATCCAAAGCCATAAAGGCAATCCCTGCGGATGCTGCTTATAAGCGGATATTCTTGCTCGGTCCCAGCCATCGGGCTGCATTCGACGGTGCTTCGGTGAACGGTGCTTTCGGTAGTTATGCTACACCGTTGGGTGAAGTGCAAGTAGACAAGGAGGCATGCGATGCATTGCTGCGTGCCGATACAGTCTTTACCTATGTGCCTGAGGCGCACGTCCGTGAACATTGTCTGGAAGTTCAATTGCCCCTCTTGCAAGTACATTTGCGCGATGTCCCTTCCATCGTACCGATTATCATAGGTACGCAAGACTTGGCAAAGTTAAGAAGAATCGCCCAGGCTTTGCAGCCTTATTTTACTTCGGATAATCTGTTCGTTATCAGTAGTGACTTCTCGCATTATCCTTCGTACGAGGATGCCAACCGGGTAGATAAAGCCACGGGAGAAGCAATTGAGAGCGGTTCGCTCCGGAAGTTTCTGGATGCGTTGGAGATGAATGCCCGCGAGGGTGTGCCCCAATTGTTGACCAGTGCGTGCGGGCAAAGCCCTATCGCCGTACTCCTTTCATTAATGGAGGGACGCAAGGATTTGCAAGTCCGCCATTTGGCTTATTGCAATTCGGGCGATGCCGTTTATGGAGATAAAGACAGGGTGGTAGGCTATCATGCTTTTTCGATAGTAAAGAAGGAAGAAACAGGTGCATTTGTGCTGGCAGAGGATGAGAAGGCGCAACTTTTGCAAATTGCCCGTAGGAGCATTGACTATGCACTTGCCCGACGGACGGATTTGCCCTACGATTCTACGAAGATGAGTCCTGCGTTGCAACAACATTGCGGTGCGTTCGTCACCCTTCATAAGGGAGGAAAGTTGCGGGGATGTATCGGGAATCTGATAGGCTTTTTGCCTTTGCACCGTCTTGTCGCTAATATGGCTAAACTTGCCGCATTCGAAGACCCGCGCTTCTATCCCGTAGAAGAAAGCGAGATGAAAGACATTGATATCGAGATTTCGGTGCTTTCCCCTTTGCGGAAGATTCAATCCATCGATGAGTTCCAGTTGGGGCGGCATGGCATCTATATCATAAAAGGAGAGCATCGGGGGACGTTCCTTCCTCAGGTGGCAGGGGAAACGGGATGGACAAAAGAAGAATTCTTGGGGCATTGCGCACGCGATAAGGCAGGTCTGGCTTGGAACGGCTGGAAGGATGCGGAACTCTATGTGTACGAGGCGATTGTATTCGGCGAATAA
- a CDS encoding Hsp20/alpha crystallin family protein, giving the protein MTPSRRNYSQEWLPSIFNDFFDNDWMVKANATAPAINVIESDTDYKVEVAAPGMTKEDFNIHLSEDNELVISMEKKTENNEEDKQNKKYLRREFSYTKFQQALVLPDDVEKDKINANVTNGVLTIELPKRTPEEKAKINKVIEIH; this is encoded by the coding sequence ATGACACCGAGCAGAAGAAATTACAGTCAAGAATGGTTACCGAGTATTTTCAATGACTTTTTCGATAACGATTGGATGGTAAAGGCCAACGCAACGGCACCTGCTATCAATGTTATAGAAAGCGACACCGACTACAAGGTAGAAGTCGCAGCTCCGGGTATGACGAAAGAGGATTTCAACATCCACTTGAGTGAAGACAACGAATTGGTCATCTCGATGGAAAAGAAGACCGAAAACAACGAAGAAGACAAGCAGAACAAGAAGTACTTGCGCCGCGAGTTCTCTTATACGAAGTTCCAACAGGCATTGGTTCTTCCGGACGATGTAGAAAAAGACAAAATCAACGCCAACGTCACCAACGGTGTATTGACCATCGAATTGCCGAAACGTACGCCTGAAGAAAAAGCCAAAATCAACAAAGTGATTGAAATTCATTAA
- a CDS encoding GNAT family N-acetyltransferase, which translates to MNMEITEIKTDKKQYLDLLLLADEQESMIDRYLERGTMHVMHHGTDTIGIAVVTDEGNKVCELKNLAIAPSFQRHGYGQEMISYLCRLYSKQFTTMMVGTGNSIQTVSFYKSCGFTYSHTVPDFFTLHYDHPIIEDGKVLTDMLYFQKNLAFPSS; encoded by the coding sequence ATGAATATGGAAATAACAGAAATAAAAACCGACAAGAAACAATACCTTGACCTTCTGCTGCTGGCAGACGAACAAGAATCGATGATTGACCGCTACCTGGAAAGAGGTACAATGCATGTCATGCACCACGGAACAGATACCATAGGCATCGCCGTTGTAACGGACGAAGGAAACAAGGTATGCGAACTGAAAAACCTGGCTATTGCACCCTCTTTCCAACGGCATGGTTACGGACAGGAAATGATAAGCTATCTGTGCCGACTCTACAGCAAGCAGTTTACAACAATGATGGTAGGAACCGGAAACAGCATACAAACGGTCTCGTTTTACAAAAGCTGTGGTTTCACCTATTCGCATACGGTACCGGACTTCTTCACGCTCCACTATGACCATCCCATCATAGAAGACGGAAAAGTACTTACAGACATGCTGTATTTCCAGAAAAATCTGGCTTTTCCTTCATCTTGA
- a CDS encoding YitT family protein: MKKEINGWLNILLGCIILAAGFVFFINPYNIVPGGVYGASIVLHNLFPSVQVGTFGYMFDIPLLILSVIFLGTKLGARTIAAALTTPLLMNIMSRLVYPTEEALHALDPSQLLGGIMDLSDHLMLTCVMGAVLIGIGSGIVVKNQATTGGSDIVAMMLQKYMHIRFSRAILLVDGIVVCFGLLVIGFGLGSGEVSEEPSVYLSLYSLIAIFIVSRVIAYMINGSKNDKLIFVISEKELPDLHKYILNDLDRTATCIKSSGLYTKKEKEMIFLVVSYKEVAGVKATIKLADPRAFVVVTDAYDTFGEGWKQLPSPNEIEPE, translated from the coding sequence ATGAAGAAAGAAATAAACGGTTGGCTGAATATTTTGCTGGGATGTATCATCCTGGCGGCAGGTTTTGTGTTTTTTATCAATCCATATAACATTGTGCCGGGAGGTGTGTATGGGGCGAGTATCGTGTTGCATAACCTGTTTCCTTCCGTTCAGGTAGGTACGTTCGGGTATATGTTCGATATTCCGTTGCTTATCCTTTCGGTCATCTTTTTAGGCACGAAGCTGGGGGCGCGTACCATTGCGGCTGCATTGACCACTCCTTTGTTGATGAACATCATGTCGCGTCTGGTATATCCTACGGAAGAAGCTTTGCATGCGCTTGACCCGTCTCAGCTTTTGGGAGGCATTATGGACTTGTCGGACCATCTGATGCTGACCTGCGTGATGGGTGCCGTACTGATAGGTATCGGGAGCGGTATTGTGGTGAAGAATCAGGCTACTACGGGTGGGAGCGATATTGTGGCAATGATGCTTCAGAAGTACATGCACATCCGTTTCTCGCGGGCGATATTGCTGGTGGACGGGATCGTTGTCTGCTTTGGTTTGTTGGTGATTGGGTTCGGATTGGGAAGCGGAGAAGTATCCGAGGAACCTTCCGTTTATTTGTCTTTGTATTCGTTGATAGCTATCTTCATCGTATCGCGGGTGATAGCTTATATGATAAACGGCTCGAAGAACGACAAGCTGATATTCGTTATCAGCGAGAAGGAGTTGCCAGATTTGCATAAGTATATCTTGAATGATTTGGACCGTACCGCTACATGTATTAAGAGCAGCGGCTTGTACACGAAGAAGGAGAAGGAAATGATTTTCTTGGTAGTGAGCTACAAGGAAGTGGCGGGCGTGAAAGCCACGATAAAGCTTGCCGACCCGCGTGCCTTCGTGGTAGTGACCGATGCTTACGATACGTTCGGTGAAGGCTGGAAGCAGCTTCCTTCGCCCAATGAGATTGAGCCGGAGTGA